From Linepithema humile isolate Giens D197 chromosome 8, Lhum_UNIL_v1.0, whole genome shotgun sequence, one genomic window encodes:
- the LOC105672371 gene encoding carbohydrate sulfotransferase 14-like isoform X1, which yields MTQTLHKKLKIDTLTPSGSESLTVYPRLLKAGSYHTTKKLFLLMQRQVTVLQSVAVLTTICIVALLMLANLAQTSHTETNIAPVASPKYASVVSEIIPRAIMPRAIMPRDQMEDVRRELDSRRQQVMHVCETIGEKTSYLNAALTNMIISTEYNVSWCPIYKAASSTWMNYFAALKGSPTDDIMDLVRHNLLQISDIVRQKFPHDADFNKTYEKISRTKKFLIVRHPLERLLSAYRDKLEHIQDREYYYKRFGRRIALMYRKPGNVMTKLEPSFTEFLRFIVNEKYFDEHWAPYYRTCDPCMLRYDYILKFETLDRDQNFFIQDTNLNEHLYDRNYPQNTNPHGATTRETLNKYIKEIPQLLLDEIYKIYEYDYKLFNYSFT from the exons ATGACACAAACGTTACATAAAAAACTGAAGATCGACACATTAACACCGAGCGGCAGTGAAAGCTTAACGGTTTATCCACGATTATTGAAAGCCGGTTCTTATCACACCACGAAAaagctttttttattgatgCAG AGACAAGTGACAGTGTTACAATCGGTCGCGGTATTAACAACGATCTGCATCGTGGCATTGTTAATGCTGGCGAATTTAGCGCAAACTTCGCATACGGAGACAAACATAGCGCCGGTCGCATCACCGAAATATGCGTCCGTCGTGTCTGAAATAATACCGCGGGCAATAATGCCGCGGGCAATAATGCCGCGAGATCAGATGGAAGATGTTAGGAGAGAATTGGACAGCAGAAGGCAGCAAGTGATGCACGTATGCGAGACAATCGGCGAGAAGACATCGTACTTGAACGCCGCGCTAACAAATATGATTATCAGCAC GGAGTACAACGTATCGTGGTGTCCCATATACAAGGCGGCGAGTTCCACATGGATGAATTACTTTGCCGCACTAAAGGGTAGTCCGACAGACGATATTATGGATTTAGTGCGTCACAATCTTTTGCAAATTAGCGATATCGTAAGACAGAAATTTCCTCACGATGCGGATTTTAACAAAACCTATGAG aaaataagcAGAACGAAGAAGTTCCTAATTGTACGACATCCGCTGGAGCGTTTGTTGTCCGCGTACAGAGACAAGTTGGAGCACATACAGGACcgcgaatattattacaaacgcTTTGGCCGACGAATCGCACTCATGTATCGCAAACCCGGCAATGTGATGACGAAATTAGAACCGTCGTTTACAGAGTTTCTGCGATTTATCGTCAATGAAAAATACTTCGACGAACATTGGGCGCCGTATTATCGCACTTGCGATCCATGCATGCTTCGTTACGACTACATCTTAAAGTTTGAAACGTTAGACAGAGATCAGAATTTTTTCATACAAGATACAAATCTAAATGAACATCTGTATGACAGAAACTACCCACAGAACACCAATCCTCATGGCGCAACCACCAGGGAAACACTGAACaagtatattaaagaaataccGCAATTGCTTCTTGAtgagatttataaaatctatgaatacgattataaattatttaactattccTTTACCTAA
- the LOC105672371 gene encoding carbohydrate sulfotransferase 14-like isoform X2, which yields MLANLAQTSHTETNIAPVASPKYASVVSEIIPRAIMPRAIMPRDQMEDVRRELDSRRQQVMHVCETIGEKTSYLNAALTNMIISTEYNVSWCPIYKAASSTWMNYFAALKGSPTDDIMDLVRHNLLQISDIVRQKFPHDADFNKTYEKISRTKKFLIVRHPLERLLSAYRDKLEHIQDREYYYKRFGRRIALMYRKPGNVMTKLEPSFTEFLRFIVNEKYFDEHWAPYYRTCDPCMLRYDYILKFETLDRDQNFFIQDTNLNEHLYDRNYPQNTNPHGATTRETLNKYIKEIPQLLLDEIYKIYEYDYKLFNYSFT from the exons ATGCTGGCGAATTTAGCGCAAACTTCGCATACGGAGACAAACATAGCGCCGGTCGCATCACCGAAATATGCGTCCGTCGTGTCTGAAATAATACCGCGGGCAATAATGCCGCGGGCAATAATGCCGCGAGATCAGATGGAAGATGTTAGGAGAGAATTGGACAGCAGAAGGCAGCAAGTGATGCACGTATGCGAGACAATCGGCGAGAAGACATCGTACTTGAACGCCGCGCTAACAAATATGATTATCAGCAC GGAGTACAACGTATCGTGGTGTCCCATATACAAGGCGGCGAGTTCCACATGGATGAATTACTTTGCCGCACTAAAGGGTAGTCCGACAGACGATATTATGGATTTAGTGCGTCACAATCTTTTGCAAATTAGCGATATCGTAAGACAGAAATTTCCTCACGATGCGGATTTTAACAAAACCTATGAG aaaataagcAGAACGAAGAAGTTCCTAATTGTACGACATCCGCTGGAGCGTTTGTTGTCCGCGTACAGAGACAAGTTGGAGCACATACAGGACcgcgaatattattacaaacgcTTTGGCCGACGAATCGCACTCATGTATCGCAAACCCGGCAATGTGATGACGAAATTAGAACCGTCGTTTACAGAGTTTCTGCGATTTATCGTCAATGAAAAATACTTCGACGAACATTGGGCGCCGTATTATCGCACTTGCGATCCATGCATGCTTCGTTACGACTACATCTTAAAGTTTGAAACGTTAGACAGAGATCAGAATTTTTTCATACAAGATACAAATCTAAATGAACATCTGTATGACAGAAACTACCCACAGAACACCAATCCTCATGGCGCAACCACCAGGGAAACACTGAACaagtatattaaagaaataccGCAATTGCTTCTTGAtgagatttataaaatctatgaatacgattataaattatttaactattccTTTACCTAA